TTGTCACCCTGAGCCTTGCTTCTTAGTCACGCTTCAGCGTGATCGAAGAATTTCTCTTCGTCTCCCTCTCCCGTTGGGGAGAGGATTAAGGTGAGGGAAAAATCTCTCCCCCGGATTGCGACCGGAACTTACGTTGCCTATTTGACTGTTTCGAGATATTATCTTCGGAACGGCAGAATTTGGTATGGCGGTTATTGGACTGGTTCTACACCGAGGTCTTTGCAGATCTTCTTCGCCAGGATGTCCGCTATCTCGGAGTGTCTCGGGATAGCGGAGCGTTTATTCAAAGCGGGATTGTGCCACCATGAATGTCTGCCGCCTTCCCTCAATAGCTCGCATCCTTGGGCTCGAAGATGCCGGAGCAGTTTGCTTCTCTTCATACGGCGATTTTTTCTTCTGTGTATCCGCTTCCCGCCGCTTTCAACGCATCCTGACGATTGAATTCAAGGGCTTCCTTGAGCGTGACCTCGAGGGTCTCTTTCAATTCCTCATAGGTTCGTTCCTGGCAATTGACGCCGGGAATTTCTTCGATCCAACCTACCCACCAGTCGCCTTCCTGTTTTAGAACAGCCGTATATTCGCTTTTCATCGTGTATGTCTCCAATCCTCGTTTACCGCCGCCCAAGCCAGTCCATCAATGCATGATCCAGCCTTCATTTAACACTATATAGCAGCTTACGGAAGGAATGCAAACATGAAATAAAGGAGGAGAAGAAGGGGCCAGTTCAAGGTACGCATTTGTCAGACTTCCTCCTTCGTTGCCTGACTACTCCCAGTCGCCGCTGCCTTTATTTCCCTGCCTTCAAGCAACAGGAAGGATACTTCGATTGCTTCGCCTTCTTTCTTCCTTGCCACGTCGCCATTCATTCTCTCGCTGAACCGCGGATATTCCGGAAATTTCCCGGTCTTGAATTTTCTCCGCGTGTTCTGCCCTTCCTGTGGACTTGCCTTGCTGTGGACTGTAAGCTGTGGTCTGTGGACTGCCTTCCTTCCAA
Above is a window of Candidatus Abyssobacteria bacterium SURF_5 DNA encoding:
- a CDS encoding type II toxin-antitoxin system HicA family toxin, whose amino-acid sequence is MKRSKLLRHLRAQGCELLREGGRHSWWHNPALNKRSAIPRHSEIADILAKKICKDLGVEPVQ
- a CDS encoding type II toxin-antitoxin system HicB family antitoxin; translated protein: MKSEYTAVLKQEGDWWVGWIEEIPGVNCQERTYEELKETLEVTLKEALEFNRQDALKAAGSGYTEEKIAV